The genomic window CATTATTGTTAGATCCTCTGAAACCTCCTGTATTGGTGTTTCCGCTTCTGAAACCACCGCTGTTAGAATTGCTTCTTCTGAATCCTGAATTTCCTCCATATTTATTGGCAAAGCTTCCGTTGTAAGAATTAAATCCTCTTCCGTCTGCTCCACTTCTTCTGTAGTTTGGTCTGTAGTAGTTACCACCCCAATATCCGCCATATCCCCAGTAAGGGTATCCATAACCTCCGTAATATCCGCCCCAGAAAGGATCATAGTAGCCCCAATATGGTGAGTAACCCCATCCCATATTCCAGCCGCCCCAACCCCAGGAGCCTCCCCAGCCCCAAGAAAGTCCAAGACCCCATCCTCTGTTCCAACCCCAATATGGGCTGTAGCCTCCGTACCATCCCCAAGGATAACCCCATCCCCAGGAATTGTCATAATAATTGGTTTCACTTCCTGCATAGCTTCCCCAGTCGGAGTCTGTTGCAGTGGTGTTCCAGTTATAATTATTCCACTCATCATATCTTCCTTCTCTTGAGTTGGCTTCGGCATTTTGGATCACGTTGGAATCATCCTGATAGTAA from Chryseobacterium wanjuense includes these protein-coding regions:
- a CDS encoding prolyl-tRNA synthetase, translated to MLKSKGILAISGGLLLVSCGAQVGGYSETDGVYYDPNKDTLPEGVVISDRGNRVGEDYDYYQDDSNVIQNAEANSREGRYDEWNNYNWNTTATDSDWGSYAGSETNYYDNSWGWGYPWGWYGGYSPYWGWNRGWGLGLSWGWGGSWGWGGWNMGWGYSPYWGYYDPFWGGYYGGYGYPYWGYGGYWGGNYYRPNYRRSGADGRGFNSYNGSFANKYGGNSGFRRSNSNSGGFRSGNTNTGGFRGSNNNGVRPQGGFRGSNNNGVRPQGGFRNPGTQVRPNYNQQSQSRRNDGGFRNDGGYRNDGGFRNNGGFNNSNSGGGFRSGGGGFGGGSGGGGGFRSGGGGGGGFRGGR